The genomic DNA CGGTCGCCTCCATTCCGGTGGCCGCTCGCGATCGCGGCGCAGGCAGGCCCACGAAGCGGGACCGGCGGGTACTCGACAGGTGGCGTGCCAGCCAATTCTGAACGACCGCAGGGAGGTTCGTGCCGGACTACTTCGCTGGCCGCGGCTCCGGCACGGGTACGACTGCTTCCCACCGGGCGCGACGCTGCTCGTCGGTCTGCTCCCACCACGGCGGCGTACCGCGTTCCCCCAGTGCGACCTTGACCGCCTGCACACCGGCACGGGCCGCGGACTCCTCGTCGGTGCCCTTGGTCCGGCGGACCTCCCTGCGCCACGACATCAGCGCGGCGACTAGTTCGGTGCGTCGATCCTCCGGAATCGACGGGTCCGTCGCCCGCCACCGGCGGCCGTCGATGACGTAGTAGTGCCCGTCTTCGGTGAGTGGCGGTTGGCCCACCCGGTGAGTTTAGGGCGACAGGCGAACCCGGCGCCGAGATGGTTGTATATCGGTCGATACAAAACTCGACCGCCGGCTTCGCGCCGGCACGAAGAAGGGATGACCATGAGCTACTCGATCATCGGCTCGGGGAACATCGGTTCGGCAGTGGCCAGGGCGTTCGCCCGCATCGACGTTCCGGTCCGCGTCGCGAACGCGCGCGGCGTCGAGGCCGTGGCACGTCTCGTCGATGAGATCGGCCCGCAGGTCGAGCCGGCGGAGTTGTCCGACGCGCTCGCCGCGGACGTCGTGATCCTCGCCGTGCCGTTCGAAGCGGTCCAGGGACTGGCGGAACGGGTCGCGGATTGGAGCGGACGAATCATCGTCGACGCCACGAACGCCATCGACTACACCGACTTCTCCCCCGCCGACCTCGGCGGTCGCCCGTCGTCGGATCTCGTCGCGGACTGGGCCACCAATGCCCGAGTGGTCAAGGCCTTCGGACACACCTGGG from Mycolicibacterium arabiense includes the following:
- a CDS encoding NADPH-dependent F420 reductase: MSLGRQANPAPRWLYIGRYKTRPPASRRHEEGMTMSYSIIGSGNIGSAVARAFARIDVPVRVANARGVEAVARLVDEIGPQVEPAELSDALAADVVILAVPFEAVQGLAERVADWSGRIIVDATNAIDYTDFSPADLGGRPSSDLVADWATNARVVKAFGHTWARVLAREPGDGRGGRRVLFLSGNHADANAEIAALIDRMGFEPIDLGRNDQGGLLQQFGGPLTTRSFVSQAIGGSNPAEMDLVDP